From a region of the Luteolibacter arcticus genome:
- a CDS encoding GspE/PulE family protein, with translation MIDYDSMSFNELISGQIMRALANHDPQYAELEHDQVANRVTRYCFMGALAKINGLPFFPKVAEFCDGSLHTYCDPTVLTRGLFSPLCVTGDKLIVAVANPWSPLPDEYLAPRFPDLEIVKVVTLASEISRAIESVATNSGPSRSELEAIDVEDNDEAIRDFDVTTDYTEPMAQLVATVMADAVKTRASDIHFKVEKESFYYAYRVDGDIGTKVEIPMKLKDRLDAFLLNLMKLPTEIRATAPGISGRFTISYFHRPIDVRYERHRTYRGYHVTMRLLDKSHINVTLGKGTLAFDEETLFELAKVMRVPAGIIVMSGPTGSGKSTTLNAILRELNRPDVNILTLENPVEDEVPGITHCDLKSPKEFKPMIASFMRSDPDIILMGEVRDIESAELAIEAAVTGHKVLTTIHTPRASQIIERFEQLGIERWKIAQTLKAACAQRLVKLLCPYCKEPKEGISDLDRRTFNLDESWSTIPVFAAKSGGCAECRNSGYSGRTAILEIIPITPKTSDMLSKGEISPYELEVKIQEEGKLPNLRRSGLRLLREGKTDIEAVAKVIDMTYTDE, from the coding sequence GTGATCGACTACGACAGCATGTCATTCAACGAGTTGATCAGCGGGCAAATCATGCGCGCGCTGGCCAACCACGATCCCCAGTACGCGGAACTCGAGCACGACCAGGTCGCCAACCGCGTGACGCGCTACTGCTTCATGGGCGCGCTCGCCAAGATCAACGGCCTGCCCTTCTTCCCGAAGGTCGCGGAATTCTGTGATGGCTCGCTGCACACCTACTGTGATCCCACGGTGCTCACCCGCGGCCTCTTCAGCCCGCTGTGCGTGACCGGGGACAAGCTCATCGTAGCGGTCGCGAATCCCTGGAGCCCGCTCCCGGACGAATACCTCGCCCCGCGTTTCCCGGATCTGGAGATCGTCAAGGTCGTCACGCTCGCTTCCGAAATCTCCCGCGCGATCGAATCCGTCGCCACCAATTCAGGGCCCAGTCGCTCCGAACTCGAGGCGATCGACGTGGAGGACAACGACGAGGCCATCCGCGACTTCGACGTCACCACCGACTATACCGAGCCGATGGCCCAGCTCGTGGCCACGGTGATGGCGGACGCGGTCAAGACCCGCGCCTCCGACATCCACTTCAAGGTCGAAAAGGAGTCCTTCTACTACGCCTACCGCGTGGACGGTGACATCGGCACCAAGGTCGAGATCCCGATGAAGCTGAAGGATCGTCTCGATGCCTTCCTGCTCAACCTGATGAAGCTTCCCACCGAAATCCGCGCCACCGCGCCGGGCATCTCGGGCCGCTTCACCATCTCGTATTTCCACCGCCCCATCGACGTCCGCTACGAGAGACACCGTACTTACCGCGGTTATCACGTCACGATGCGCTTGCTCGACAAGAGCCACATCAACGTGACCCTCGGCAAGGGCACCCTGGCCTTCGACGAGGAGACACTCTTCGAACTCGCCAAGGTGATGCGCGTGCCCGCCGGCATCATCGTCATGTCCGGCCCCACGGGTTCCGGCAAATCGACCACGCTGAACGCGATCCTCCGCGAGCTGAACCGGCCCGATGTGAACATCCTGACGCTGGAGAATCCGGTGGAAGACGAGGTTCCCGGCATCACCCACTGCGACTTGAAGAGTCCGAAGGAATTCAAGCCGATGATCGCGTCCTTCATGCGATCCGACCCGGACATCATCCTCATGGGTGAGGTTCGCGACATCGAATCCGCGGAACTGGCGATCGAAGCCGCGGTGACGGGACACAAGGTCCTGACGACGATTCACACGCCGCGCGCCTCTCAGATCATCGAGCGTTTCGAGCAGCTCGGCATCGAGCGCTGGAAAATCGCCCAGACCCTGAAAGCCGCGTGCGCCCAGCGCCTCGTGAAGCTGCTCTGCCCCTATTGCAAGGAGCCGAAGGAGGGTATCTCGGACCTCGATCGGAGAACCTTCAACCTCGACGAGTCCTGGTCCACCATACCCGTTTTTGCCGCCAAGTCCGGTGGCTGTGCCGAGTGCCGGAACTCCGGCTACAGCGGCCGTACTGCCATTCTCGAAATCATTCCCATCACCCCGAAGACCTCCGACATGCTGTCGAAGGGCGAGATCTCCCCTTACGAACTGGAAGTCAAAATCCAGGAAGAAGGGAAACTCCCCAACCTGCGTCGCAGCGGCCTACGCCTGCTGCGCGAAGGCAAAACCGACATCGAAGCCGTGGCGAAGGTCATCGACATGACTTACACCGATGAGTAG
- a CDS encoding type II secretion system protein GspD, whose protein sequence is MKPAIAVATLLALPTPYLIAQDEGPIVDSPAAAVEPAVPDLPPPAPAPEPPPAPGDLPAPPVVPAAPGAPDLPAAPPVEPVTPPTDLNPNGKPVTDPNAAPVNQEIQESEEGYLIKDAPLNDIFQFLAKQAGRQYFHNAKIATPDYRVTGHLNDGNPLNQMEELAFMYGLTLYTKGNTIYALSQAQLGQLPSAEFNYQLRYLRPTDIEQIKALLTPMLTPGTGIVNFEPKTGTVVIIDTAHRIEQARKFLHDIDRAKGQIVVETKILRVNSTAAERTGVNWSTSLGEGGTALEVAGSLNSLFGINTTGFITKGGTAGSSLSSTEATSAVAGSTSDLVLSPLQLNGVLRALAEGNFATQVSNPTLITEDNEQGSISIIDRIPIITQTQSGTGNTAIVTEEVRYKIDASDQAITDAPEKHREIGISLSVTPTLLPDGTVRMKLRPRSAQIVQQVVGQTGNVYPRVTESMIESLSRVPDGHSLVVGGFYGEVSNKDRTKIPFLGDLPVLNFFFKSKDTVKENASLVFIVTPTSYDPASRSATSAQSSRIHRNTMLQQDHDWVDPECNPGPAHEPNLQRGVRALRPQEAPYYPTEEELNRGKAAPAPAPVAAPRRSRFSNARK, encoded by the coding sequence ATGAAGCCTGCCATCGCCGTCGCCACGTTGCTGGCCCTACCCACGCCCTATCTGATCGCTCAGGATGAGGGCCCCATCGTTGATTCTCCTGCCGCCGCGGTCGAACCCGCGGTGCCGGATCTGCCCCCTCCCGCGCCGGCCCCCGAGCCGCCGCCTGCTCCGGGAGACCTGCCCGCGCCGCCAGTCGTACCCGCTGCCCCGGGTGCTCCGGATCTGCCCGCCGCACCGCCGGTGGAACCAGTGACGCCACCGACCGATCTGAATCCAAACGGCAAGCCCGTCACGGATCCCAATGCAGCACCGGTCAATCAGGAGATCCAGGAGTCCGAGGAGGGCTACCTCATCAAGGACGCGCCGCTCAACGACATCTTCCAGTTCCTCGCCAAGCAGGCCGGCCGACAGTACTTCCACAACGCGAAGATCGCCACTCCCGACTACCGGGTGACGGGTCACCTCAATGACGGCAACCCGCTCAATCAGATGGAAGAGCTGGCCTTCATGTATGGCCTCACGCTCTACACCAAGGGCAACACCATCTATGCGCTGAGCCAGGCCCAGCTCGGGCAGTTGCCGAGCGCCGAGTTCAACTACCAGCTCCGCTATCTCCGCCCGACCGATATCGAGCAGATCAAGGCGTTGCTCACCCCGATGCTCACTCCGGGCACCGGCATCGTGAACTTCGAGCCGAAGACCGGCACGGTCGTCATCATCGACACTGCCCACCGCATCGAGCAGGCCCGCAAGTTCCTGCACGACATCGACCGCGCCAAGGGCCAGATCGTCGTCGAAACGAAGATCCTCCGGGTCAACAGCACCGCAGCCGAGCGCACCGGCGTGAACTGGTCCACCTCTCTCGGCGAAGGTGGCACCGCGCTGGAAGTCGCAGGCAGCCTCAACTCGCTGTTCGGCATCAACACCACCGGTTTCATCACCAAGGGAGGTACGGCCGGTTCCTCGCTCAGTTCGACGGAGGCAACCTCCGCGGTGGCCGGCAGCACTTCGGACCTGGTCTTGTCGCCGCTCCAGCTCAACGGCGTGTTGCGCGCCTTGGCGGAAGGAAACTTCGCCACCCAGGTGTCCAATCCCACGTTGATCACCGAGGACAACGAACAAGGATCCATCTCGATCATCGATCGTATTCCCATCATCACCCAGACCCAGAGCGGCACCGGCAACACCGCGATCGTCACCGAGGAAGTTCGCTACAAGATCGACGCCAGCGACCAAGCCATCACTGACGCGCCCGAGAAGCACCGCGAAATCGGTATCTCGCTGTCGGTCACGCCGACACTGCTTCCGGACGGCACCGTGCGCATGAAACTTCGCCCGCGCTCCGCTCAAATCGTGCAGCAAGTCGTTGGCCAGACCGGCAACGTTTATCCACGCGTCACCGAGTCCATGATCGAATCGCTCTCCCGCGTTCCCGACGGCCACTCGCTGGTGGTCGGCGGATTCTACGGTGAGGTGTCGAACAAGGACCGCACCAAGATCCCGTTCCTCGGCGACCTGCCGGTCTTGAACTTCTTCTTCAAGAGCAAGGACACCGTCAAAGAGAACGCCAGCCTGGTCTTCATCGTGACGCCCACCTCCTACGATCCGGCGAGCCGCTCCGCGACCTCGGCCCAATCGAGCCGCATCCATCGCAACACGATGCTGCAGCAAGACCACGACTGGGTCGATCCAGAGTGCAATCCCGGCCCGGCTCACGAGCCGAATCTGCAGCGGGGTGTCCGGGCATTGCGTCCCCAGGAAGCGCCCTACTATCCGACCGAAGAGGAATTGAACCGTGGCAAGGCAGCTCCTGCCCCCGCCCCGGTAGCCGCACCTCGCCGCTCGCGCTTCAGCAACGCGAGGAAGTGA
- a CDS encoding type IV pilus twitching motility protein PilT encodes MFTAVHEPPPLPVHNGPVAAPRFAPGMDGATLLGIIFRVCKEVRVSDIQMRSDRPVYIHTNKGVEKLDFLGVLNAQQMDEILKELITNRESASHGFGEEGNLGQRVEEKIANAIRDFAERKVADFSCNGILMGNNGERSGRLRIQAHLSSSGLGVTCRILNDFIPELESLGIDPDTTTILRMAVQKRAGLCLVTGPTGSGKSTSLAALIDWLRRNHGKHIVTVEDPIEYQYPDDMDDPEYPGRRIPCPSVVTQQEVGRDVHSYRQGLKDVLRKAPHVILLGEIRDREAMETCMEAAQTGHLVLSTLHTTGAVKTIGRILELYPKESHTSVLSRLAEILIFIHSQGLLNGVQRRVLTYEFLQNNDDSVSSAIANYDGGARSLEDVIRRAGNIEWDANLRRLMRQGLITEQTFENARMNRDESEIL; translated from the coding sequence ATGTTCACTGCTGTTCATGAACCACCACCGCTGCCAGTCCACAATGGACCGGTCGCCGCCCCGCGCTTTGCACCGGGCATGGATGGCGCGACGCTGCTGGGAATCATCTTCCGGGTCTGCAAGGAAGTCCGCGTTTCGGACATACAGATGCGGTCGGACCGCCCGGTCTACATCCACACTAACAAGGGCGTCGAGAAGCTCGACTTCCTTGGCGTCCTGAACGCCCAGCAAATGGATGAGATCCTCAAGGAGCTCATCACCAACCGCGAAAGCGCCAGCCACGGCTTCGGGGAGGAAGGCAACCTCGGCCAACGGGTGGAGGAAAAGATCGCCAACGCGATCCGGGACTTCGCCGAACGCAAGGTGGCGGACTTCTCTTGTAACGGCATCCTGATGGGCAACAACGGCGAGCGCTCCGGCCGCCTGCGTATCCAGGCTCACTTGAGTTCTTCGGGCCTCGGCGTGACCTGCCGTATCCTCAACGATTTCATTCCGGAGCTGGAAAGCCTCGGCATCGATCCTGATACGACGACCATCCTTCGCATGGCCGTGCAGAAGCGCGCCGGCCTGTGCCTCGTCACCGGTCCCACCGGCTCGGGTAAATCAACCAGCCTCGCGGCTCTGATCGACTGGCTGCGCCGCAACCACGGCAAGCACATCGTCACGGTCGAAGACCCGATCGAGTATCAGTACCCGGATGACATGGACGATCCGGAATACCCCGGCCGCCGTATCCCCTGCCCCAGCGTCGTGACGCAGCAGGAAGTCGGTCGCGACGTCCACTCCTACCGCCAGGGCCTGAAGGATGTCCTTCGTAAGGCGCCACACGTCATCCTGCTCGGGGAAATCCGGGATCGGGAAGCGATGGAAACCTGCATGGAAGCCGCGCAGACCGGTCACTTGGTACTCTCCACGCTCCACACCACCGGCGCGGTCAAGACGATCGGCCGTATCCTCGAGCTCTATCCCAAGGAAAGCCACACGTCCGTCCTTTCCCGCCTCGCGGAAATCCTCATTTTCATCCACTCGCAGGGCCTCCTCAACGGCGTCCAGCGCCGGGTACTCACCTACGAGTTCCTGCAGAACAACGACGACTCGGTCTCCTCGGCGATCGCCAACTACGATGGTGGCGCCCGTTCCCTGGAAGACGTGATCCGCCGCGCCGGCAACATCGAGTGGGACGCCAACCTTCGCCGCCTGATGCGCCAGGGCCTGATCACCGAGCAGACCTTCGAGAACGCCCGCATGAACCGCGACGAATCCGAGATCCTCTGA
- a CDS encoding ATP-binding cassette domain-containing protein, with the protein MNLPSPQLNLHTGLAIGYRQPLATVREAILLDQGTHFLIARNGRGKTTLLRTLAKTLRQMQGTFEANGRVQYLPEDLRFDPITTVSAIFRAMIPSARLGEALKLAESLELDSRKPYGKLSTGNRRKAHLIMAELSVDTTRGNILLLDEPFSGLDAYAREIFEDMWRASAGTVLRLVSCHPDYDSMGMPSAVVIQGEEIRHTVGNGQTWTELKSQLN; encoded by the coding sequence ATGAATCTGCCGTCCCCACAGTTGAACCTCCATACCGGCCTTGCGATTGGCTACCGCCAGCCGCTTGCGACGGTTCGTGAGGCGATTCTTTTGGATCAGGGCACGCATTTCCTGATCGCCCGCAACGGTCGTGGCAAAACGACCCTGCTGCGGACCCTGGCCAAGACCCTCCGCCAGATGCAGGGCACCTTTGAGGCCAATGGCCGGGTGCAATACCTTCCCGAAGATCTCCGCTTCGACCCCATCACCACGGTCTCGGCGATCTTCCGCGCGATGATCCCCTCCGCCCGTCTCGGCGAAGCCCTGAAGCTGGCCGAGTCACTGGAGCTGGATTCTCGCAAGCCCTACGGTAAACTTTCTACCGGCAACCGACGCAAGGCCCACCTCATCATGGCCGAGCTGTCGGTGGACACCACCCGCGGCAACATCCTCCTGCTCGACGAGCCGTTTAGCGGCCTCGACGCATATGCCCGGGAAATTTTCGAGGACATGTGGCGCGCCAGTGCCGGCACGGTGCTGCGCTTGGTGAGCTGCCATCCGGACTACGATTCGATGGGGATGCCCAGTGCGGTCGTGATCCAAGGGGAGGAGATCCGCCATACGGTCGGCAACGGCCAGACGTGGACTGAACTCAAGAGCCAGCTGAACTGA